The Chitinophaga pinensis DSM 2588 region GACCTGGAAGGATCTGCGTGGTGGTTACTGGTGGTATGAAGCACCGGTTGAAACACAGGCGATGCTGATCGCTGCCTTTAAAGAAGTGGGCAATGATTCAGTTGCAGTCGGTGATATGAAAACCTGGTTGTTGAAAAACAAACAGACGAATAGCTGGAATACGACGAAAGCAACAGCTGATGCATGTTATGCCATGTTGCTGGGTGGCAGCAACTGGCTGGACGCAACACCGGAAGTAACGATCAAAGCGGGTAATACGACTGTTAGCAGTACGACAGAAAAAACAGAAGCCGGTACGGGGTACTTCAAAAAACAACTGAACACAACTGAGGTAAAACCTGCTATGGGCAACATCGCTGTAACTGTGAAAGGCAGCAAAGGACAGCCTTCATGGGGCGCCGCTTACTGGCAGTATTTTGAGCAGCTGGATAAGATCACCGGTGCTGAAACACCGCTGAAACTGGAGAAACAGTTATTCATCCATAAGAATACTGCGAGCGGTCCTGTGCTGACAGCGATTGAAGATGGCAATAGTCTGAAAGTGGGCAACAAAGTAAAAGTGCGTGTGGTAATGCGTGTTGACCGTGACATGGAATACGTACACCTGAAAGATATGCGTGCCGCCTGCTTTGAACCTGAAAACGTCATCAGTGACAGTAAATGGCAGAATGGTGTGAGCTATTACGAAAGCACGAAAGATGCAAGTACTAATTTCTTCTTTAGCAGTTTGCCAAAAGGTACCTATGTGTTTGAATACACCCTGTTTGTAACACACCAGGGTAATTTCAGCAATGGTATCAGCACTGCACAGTGTATGTATGCGCCTGAGTTCAGCGCACACAGTGAAGGTATCAGAGTGAAAGTGACCGAGTAGAACAAACCTTTATCCAGATAGCAAGAGCGGATGGGCAACCATCCGCTTTTTTTTTGAAACCGGACAGATTTGTACCGAAACCGGACAATAGATGGTTTTTAAGATATTGATATTCAGTTGTATTTTGAGTGGCATTCTTTTGGGGCCTTTCCCGGTAGATGTCATATAAAAGCGAGCAAACATGTTTAAAAGTTATCTGAAAGCCACATTGCGCAGCCTCTGGAAAAACAAAACCTTCAGCTTCCTGAATATATTCGGTTTAGCAATAGGTATTGTATGTGCGGGTGTTATCTTCCTATGGGTAGAAGATGAGCTGAATTATGACAATGTGCATCTCAAAAAGGGTAGGCTGTATGAGGTGATGACCAACTCCGATTACGCCGGTGATATCCGTACATTCGGCTCTACGCCGGGATTGGCAGGTCCGGCTATCCGGGAGGAGATTCCGGGTATCGTGAACAGTTGCCGTATGACAGACTTTTCACCTTCCTTCCTTTTTAATACCGGTGATAAACCCGTATATGCCAGCGGCAGATACGTCGATGCCGCCTTCTTTTCCATGTTCACTATTCCCTTTATAGAAGGAAACCCCGCTACTGCTTTTAAAGAACCATATTCCATTGTTGTGTCGCAACAGGCAGCCAGAAACATCTTTGGTGATGATAAGAATATTGTAGGAAGAAGGGTGAAAGTAGACAACAAACAGGAATTCCTGGTAAGCGGTGTGATGAAAGATCAACCGGAAAACAGCTCATTTCGTTTTGAATGGGTGGCATCATTTGACCTCTTTTTTCAGCAGAATAAAGCTTCGTTGTCTGTATGGGCCAACTGTTCTCCTTTGACATTCGTAGAACTGAGTCCGCGTGCAGATGTAGCGGCGATTAATAAACAACTCTATCCTTTCGTACAGCGCAGGTCGAAAGAAACCAACAATCATTTGTTTTTATTCAGTATGAATGACTGGCGCTTGTATAACAAATTTGATAACGGTAAGCAGGCGGGAGGCCGTATTACCTATGTCCGCATGTTTTCCATACTGGCCTGGATTATCCTGTTGATCGCGTGTATCAATTTTATGAATCTGGCTACGGCCCGTAGTGAAAAACGTGCAAGAGAAGTGGGTGTACGTAAGGTAATGGGTGCAGATAAGAAAGGGCTGGTGATGCAGTTTATTGGTGAAGCAATTCTGATGGCAGCAGCAGGTTGTGCGCTGGCGGTATTATTGCTGGCGCTGATATTGCCTGTTGCAGGACCATTGCTGGGTAAGACCCTCGTGGTAGGATTAGGTAATCCTGTACATATTGCAGCTCTGCTTGTTGTGACCTTGCTCTGTGGATTGATCGCCGGTAGTTATCCGGCTTTTTATCTTTCTTCTTTCAACCCGGTTAGTGTATTGAAAGGCGCTAATCTGAAACTGGGCGGAGCCGGTTTTATCAGAAGAGGGCTGGTGGTATTACAGTTCTCTGTATCTATCATCCTGACTGTTTGCACGGTGGTGATCTATCAACAGATACATTATGTCAAGAGTCGTGACATCGGCTTTCAGAAGGAGCGCCTGATCAGCATAGATCTGAAGGGAGATATGCTGAATCGCTATGATGCTATCAAACAGGAATTGCTGAGAACAGGGGTAGTAGAAAATATTGGCTTGTCAGATCATCCTACCCTGTATGACGGGAATAATACCAGTTCGCTGAGCTGGCAGGGAAAACCTGAAAACAGTGACCTGGTGGTGTCAACAAGACTGGCTAGTCCCGGTTTTTTTAATACCATGGGGATGCAGCTGATAGATGGAAAAGACTTTAATGAAGGAAGCACGGATAAATTATCAGTTGTCATTACAGCTGCGCTGGCTAAAAAGATGGGCACAGGCAGTGCAATCGGTAAAACGATAGAGATGACTACGGATGATGGTGCTCCTCTGTTCCTGACGGTGACAGGGGTGGTGAAAGACTATGTTTATGGCAACATGTATGGCACCTCTGATCCGGTATTGTTTTATAATATGCCGCAGGTAGCCAATGTGATGTATCTGCGTCTGAAAGCTTCTGTCGCGCCGGAGAAAGCCATAGCGGCGATTGAAAAAGTTATTACAGCGGCGAGTCCGGCTTATCCTTTTGGCTATACTTTCGTAGACGATCAGTTCGATAATATGTTTCAGTCGGAAATGCTGGTAAACCGCTTATCCCGCGTATTTGCGATATTGGCGCTGATTATCTCCTGTCTTGGATTGTTTGGGCTGGCGGCTTATACTGCCGAGCGAAGAACAAGAGAGATCGGTATCAGAAAAGTATTGGGGGCCAGTGTCGCCAGTATCACTACCTTATTATCCGGAGAGTTCCTGAAGCTGGTGCTGATTTCCTGTGTAGTTGCATTCCCCTTTGCCTGGTGGGCGATGTCAGTCTGGTTACAGCAATATGCCTACCGGGTAGCGATACAGTGGTGGGTATTTCTGCTGGCAGGACTGGCGGCAGTGGCGATCTCTTTACTGACTATCAGTTTCCAGTCGGTAAAGGCGGCGCTGATGAATCCTGTGAAGAGTCTCCGGGCAGAATAGCCGGAAAGGGTTGTATTTTGCAGCCCAAATGAAGGTAGATTTTCTGATTATAGGACAAGGTATTGCCGGTACTGTCCTGAGTTATACGCTGATGCAGGCGGGACAGTCATTACTGGTCATGGATGAATATAAACCCAATAGTGCATCCCGCGTGGCGGCGGGTGTAGTCAACCCCGTATCTGGCCGTCGTTTTACTGTCGCCTGGGAGTATGATGCAATATATCCGGTAGCGGTCAAGGTCTACCGTGAACTGGAAGCCCTGCTGGGTATTACCGTTTTCAAAGAAAGAGATATCTATAATGTACTGCCATCTGAACAGCTGAAACAGGCGTTTATGGAGCGGACGGCGGGATTGTCCTATATGGAAGATCCGTCAGACGAGCGGATCGCCCGTTATGAGCAATGGCTGGATCAGCCTTTTGGCGCTGCCATTGTGAAAGGGGGCACGGTCGTTCTCAGTAAACTGTTACCCGCCTGGCGGGATTATCTGAAAGCACATAATAGTCTGCTAGAGGAGAAAATGGAGCTTTCCAGGCTGGAAGTAAATGCTGATGGCATCACCTATGGCGATATCAGCGCCCGCTACCTGATCTTCTGCGAAGGGGCGGCTATCGTCAATAATCCCTGGTTTAACTACATCCCTTTCCTGTTGAACAAAGGAGAGGTGCTGAATATCAAAGTACCTGGTTTTTCCACACCCGATATTGTAAAGAGAAGTGTGTCCCTGGTACCCCGGGAAGAAGAGATGTATTGGGTAGGATCGACTTTTGCCTGGGACTTCCCGGATGAAGCACCTACGCCGGATAAGCGGGAATACCTGGAAAAGGGGGTACAGCAGTTATTGAAAGTGCCCTACGAAGTATTGGATCATGTGGCGGCAGTACGACCTTCAGGAACAGACCGCCGTCCGATGATGGGTCTACATCCGGAATCACCGGTTTTAGGTATATTTAACGGGCTTGGTACCAAAGGTTCGTCCCTGGCGCCTGCTATGGCAGCGGAATTTGTGGCACATATCCTGCAAAAAGAGCCGCTGCGGGCAGATACAGACATTAAACGCTTTTTTAACAGGTATAAGGGTTAGAAATGCTGGCGGCAAACTGTATCTTTGCCCACCGTTTGGGCCTCGACCCCCCGGAAAACAAAAAGTTGAACTTTATAATATAATTATATGTACAGAACGCACACTTGCGGCGAACTACGACTCGA contains the following coding sequences:
- a CDS encoding ABC transporter permease — protein: MFKSYLKATLRSLWKNKTFSFLNIFGLAIGIVCAGVIFLWVEDELNYDNVHLKKGRLYEVMTNSDYAGDIRTFGSTPGLAGPAIREEIPGIVNSCRMTDFSPSFLFNTGDKPVYASGRYVDAAFFSMFTIPFIEGNPATAFKEPYSIVVSQQAARNIFGDDKNIVGRRVKVDNKQEFLVSGVMKDQPENSSFRFEWVASFDLFFQQNKASLSVWANCSPLTFVELSPRADVAAINKQLYPFVQRRSKETNNHLFLFSMNDWRLYNKFDNGKQAGGRITYVRMFSILAWIILLIACINFMNLATARSEKRAREVGVRKVMGADKKGLVMQFIGEAILMAAAGCALAVLLLALILPVAGPLLGKTLVVGLGNPVHIAALLVVTLLCGLIAGSYPAFYLSSFNPVSVLKGANLKLGGAGFIRRGLVVLQFSVSIILTVCTVVIYQQIHYVKSRDIGFQKERLISIDLKGDMLNRYDAIKQELLRTGVVENIGLSDHPTLYDGNNTSSLSWQGKPENSDLVVSTRLASPGFFNTMGMQLIDGKDFNEGSTDKLSVVITAALAKKMGTGSAIGKTIEMTTDDGAPLFLTVTGVVKDYVYGNMYGTSDPVLFYNMPQVANVMYLRLKASVAPEKAIAAIEKVITAASPAYPFGYTFVDDQFDNMFQSEMLVNRLSRVFAILALIISCLGLFGLAAYTAERRTREIGIRKVLGASVASITTLLSGEFLKLVLISCVVAFPFAWWAMSVWLQQYAYRVAIQWWVFLLAGLAAVAISLLTISFQSVKAALMNPVKSLRAE
- a CDS encoding NAD(P)/FAD-dependent oxidoreductase — protein: MKVDFLIIGQGIAGTVLSYTLMQAGQSLLVMDEYKPNSASRVAAGVVNPVSGRRFTVAWEYDAIYPVAVKVYRELEALLGITVFKERDIYNVLPSEQLKQAFMERTAGLSYMEDPSDERIARYEQWLDQPFGAAIVKGGTVVLSKLLPAWRDYLKAHNSLLEEKMELSRLEVNADGITYGDISARYLIFCEGAAIVNNPWFNYIPFLLNKGEVLNIKVPGFSTPDIVKRSVSLVPREEEMYWVGSTFAWDFPDEAPTPDKREYLEKGVQQLLKVPYEVLDHVAAVRPSGTDRRPMMGLHPESPVLGIFNGLGTKGSSLAPAMAAEFVAHILQKEPLRADTDIKRFFNRYKG